A window from Salmo trutta chromosome 29, fSalTru1.1, whole genome shotgun sequence encodes these proteins:
- the LOC115166727 gene encoding proline-rich protein 33-like encodes MKNLPPSPLLKQDSQPALRTKASASVKATSTNRGMSSPSQPKTGQTETDTMEDVEANALGAQGKAARRQDTPCTKPTISTASLTVDNVDKVDKPQAPTAKPNPAKAALNAMKPKSLKTMFSGWSRLKKHMVVEPEEPQFPEPEPESVSRDGTTYSKNTDQAKSSQASSAEVKDHSEKGKEVLKETEAPRAMKMWDAMLFQMFSTKDAIMQQIKASKAPTGSDKKNDQREQTNKTQKANQQKDNEMEVVPSFANRLPLLLYSPRFDARKIKEAAEKPLVKMSAVFQRGLINRKNQDGEGKDFNKTARGFGSSRTTDV; translated from the exons ATGAAAAACCTTCCACCAAGTCCACTCCTGAAACAAGATTCTCAGCCAGCTCTACGAACGAAG GCCTCAGCCTCTGTAAAAGCCACGTCCACAAACAGAGGAATGTCATCGCCATCTCAGCCAAAGactggacagacagagacagacacaatgGAAGATGTGGAAGCCAATGCATTAGGTGCACAGGGGAAAGCAGCCAGACGTCAAGATACACCCTGTACGAAGCCTACGATATCAACTGCATCTTTGACTGTTGACAATGTAGACAAGGTAGACAAGCCCCAAGCTCCAACCGCTAAACCTAACCCTGCTAAGGCTGCACTGAATGCAATGAAACCTAAAAGTCTGAAGACCATGTTCAGTGGCTGGTCGCGCCTCAAAAAACACATGGTCGTTGAACCAGAGGAACCTCAGTTCCCAGAGCCAGAGCCTGAATCTGTCAGCAGGGATGGCACCACCTACAGTAAGAACACTGACCAGGCCAAATCTAGTCAAGCTTCTTCAGCAGAGGTCAAAGACCACTCTGAGAAGGGCAAAGAAGTGCTGAAGGAGACAGAGGCGCCCAGAGCCATGAAGATGTGGGACGCCATGCTCTTCCAGATGTTCTCTACCAAGGATGCAATCATGCAGCAGATCAAAGCTAGCAAAGCTCCTACTGGTTCCGACAAGAAGAATGACCAGAGAGAGCAGACCAATAAGACACAGAAAGCCAATCAGCAGAAAGATAATGAGATGGAGGTTGTCCCCTCTTTTGCCAATCGCCTGCCGCTCCTCCTCTACAGTCCGCGCTTTGATGCCAGAAAGATAAAAGAGGCTGCAGAGAAGCCGCTGGTGAAGATGTCAGCTGTGTTCCAAAGGGGGCTGATTAACCGCAAAAATCAGGACGGGGAAGGGAAGGACTTTAATAAAACTGCCAGGGGATTCGGTTCCTCAAGAACAACTGATGTCTGA